The window TGTTGTCAAATTATCAAAAACTTTGTGACGAATGGGTCACTAAAATACTACGTTTTAAGAAGTAGTCAGAATCTAAATTATTCAGTGTTTCTATAAATATGAGCTGCTGCTGTATAAATAGGAGGGTAggactttataaaagtaaaataatatatatatatattttgcatgtttaCAGGATCAacaaaaacttaaattattttctgcaagtatttttttattattaatttaatgccACAAGAACAAGAggtagaaacaaataaaaaattgctgcCTTTTACAGTTCAAGTTCTTATTGTCAGAATAAAACTGTAcatcaaataaacacatttctatctttcactcaatttttttttattaataaacaactccaaatcttttcaaaatattattgagTAAAAATCAAGATGCAAAATCGTTTCTTTTTCTCTGCATGTAACGTTGCGAGAGGCTTGACTGTTTTTACTGGCTCGATTGCACCACCTTCTGATGAGTGACAAACTGCAGCTGATGTTAATTGGCACTCTTTTGTTTTTACCGCAGTTTCCGGATGTAGTGTTGATCGCTCAGCCGAATTTAATgtgtacatttgtattttttccaCTTGTTAAGTGATATAAAATGAATCCAAAATTTcgttttgaatattatacatcatattttttaaaCAGACTGATATTTTGGAAGCGAACGCTGATAGGTGAATATATTGAGTTTTTAGGGATGACAATGTGTGTGAAATGTTTTGacttgaaatattcacagcttagtTCCAGGGCCTAAAAAAACACCAGCCCTGGACTTTCAGGGCATTAAAATGCAAGCACTTGTTAAATCAATGATTGACTTATCAACATGCATTTTAGACATTTgactttgtctttttttcttatcACATGCTTTTCTGACACTCTAGTAACAACAAAAGAAGCAAACCTCATGCAGCCAAAATGTTGGAAATGACCAGTAGTGGATAAAGCCTTCATTCAAGGTTGGATAATGGTTACAACACAGCGGATGTTTACAGTGCACAACTTCTAGACTGAACCAGGATGATTATGAAGGGTTAGTGGATTTATTTAGGCTTGTATGTACTGTATACTGTTGTTGTGGTGGAGTAAAGCTGATTCAACTCATTGACTAGCATGTTGTTTCTCTGTTCTGATGTGCTGgcatttacaaataaatattacaatataagtACAATTATATTATCTTTACAGAAACCATAAAATACTGTCACCATGCAATGTGCATTTATCAATTATTCTGACGGTGAGTGGGATTATTCTAATGTATATGAAGAGATTAGATGCAAAAGTCTACAATTGCTgtctactattttttttttttttttttttttttttaaccgagCATTTTTATCCTTCTCTGTGTAGGcttagtaattttacttttaaaaggcaATTGGTTATTTTTATTACCTTTAGAGTGAAATATAATTTTGAGTGACGATCATAACTGCTATGATTTTTATATAGTGTTTTTGCTTTTCTGGAATGTAAACCAGTAATCCACTGATGCTAAACTCTTGCATAATATTTTAGCCCTTTCTGTTTATCTTATCATAATCAAAGTCACTCTGTTTGAGATCAAATTACTACTGAAGCGCAACATTCAAGTCATGTCGGCTGTGTTTAATCAACAAGAGCATCTATTGCATGAGAGAAACGAGACACTCAGCTCTGCTGTTGTATTTCATATATGCTGTTTATATCTGCTGACCATCTTTTAGTCTCCATTTGCCTgatgaaattaaaatattcagCCCTTGTCAATTTTTCAGTGTAGAGTCATATTCCCCAGACAAATTGTCATTGCTTTTGTGGATTAATAGTAATATTCATGTGATAAGCATTGAGGCGATGCAATATAGTTGGATAGTCTAGTGTGAACATGATATACAAATACTTATGAAACGGCAGCTCTCAGCCTATATTACATTACGTGTCTAAGCAAACATGAGGACTAACACTTCTTTATTGCTGTTCATACAAAAACCTTATCAAATGTGTTTCCTCTTGTTTGATTTTGTAGCTTGGTGATGAGCTTTCTCATTACTGTCTGCAAGAACAATGTGCCTTAAATCAAGATATGCTTTAAGAGGGAAAGTCCCCCCCTTTTTTGTTTTAACCATCGGTGAAAGTGATGAGCAAAATGTCTAATTTAGAAATGCTTTTTAGTGCTGCAATGTCTTGGTACAATAACATTATAAATTGCTGTGACAATGATCCCCACAGGTACCAAATATTTGCTTTATttggtgttaaatgctaataatacaagtttatacactcaccggccaatttattaggtacacctaatgAAATTGACCCTCTTTTGACTTGATCCttcatggtatagattcaacaagtagcctattaataataataaatagatttaatatgttttaattaaataaaaaaacctttACCATTTCGTTTGAAGTGCAGTGACTTCTATATAAATGTTTCTGCCATGTTGCATCACATTTAGTCCTATTGCTTGTCACTGAAATCTAATGTTGTTATGACAGTCTagagtaaaaaaataatgtaCTGAAAGAATTTGGggagtgaatttttttattttttatttctattatcatactgtgaaaatacagTGGTAAACCAGAACAATTTTTAGCAGCATAAAATATTCTTTATAATCCGGTAAATTATGTTTGAAAAATCCCAAAGTAAAAATCTTCAGAATACAGTATATTGTACAATATgtgaataaaactgttaaattttgATGTAAGTGAAGACATATGGCTctgtgcaggaaaaaaaaaactccttttgagaaaagtctttaaaaatatgtattgaagTTGAAATCTATAGAAAAAAATGGATAAAGTGtgacaaagaaaacatttaaatgtgtgttttgtgtgttttctttacattacactgaaaaaaatatgaaaagccTGAATGTAaaaactgacaggtgcatgaaaaaGTGTTTTGCATGTGGTGATTCGTCTTAATCCTGAGCTGAGAGAATTATGCGGACAGCTTTGGCAACTGGGCACAAACTGTAACCTTGGCAACTGTGTAAACCTACACTTGCAGCTGTGCTCTGCTCATGGGCATTTGATGGTTAAATATGAAACAGCAGCTCAGTCTGGCCAGTCATGTGCATAACAGGCATGTTTACCTCATTGCTAAGCGTCTGTGATAGATTTGAGTGCTCTGAGGCCTTACATTTTCATTCTGTTCAAAACAGCCATGCTTTTTTAGTTAAACATGCTATTTAGATCAGTTTCTGTTTTAATTTAGCTTGATGTTCGCTGAATttacttttactgtattttttaattcAGTTAAAACAGCATCTTACGTGTTTAATATGATCCATAAACCTATCAGCTTTTTTATCAGTTGCCAATTATTTGACTTAAAATTGAACGTAAAGATAAAtagatcatccatccatccatacatccatccatccatccatccatccatccatccatccataatagatagataaataaaaaactactatactatactatatactatataaaacTATACTATAATAACTATTCTTAACAGTACTTTAcaatgctgaaataaaacatgGTATGTGTGCAAAACACAAGACTTGTAAGCACATTCAtgtaaaatttattcattttaatttgaacATTTAGTTAACAAATACTTTTAAAAGAGAAGGTAAAAAAACACCCAAATAAATAGTTGCACAAAAACTTTTGACATTAAGTTGTGCCTCTTTGCAGATTGTCACTTATGTTTTTATTGaaccatttaaaaacattatcatGATGGCTTTGAtggtatatataatttattttttttatcaaatatatcATCACTGTGCCATGGTAGAGTTCCATCACAATACTTTAAggtcatttattatttgtttttaaaaagcataaataacacattaattattcacatttatctttgtaaaaaaatttaatctttacAAAAAGCAAAAGATGCTGTGTGCTTTTCTGTCCAATGATTGTTCACTAGAGTCCGTCAGCATTCTCTTTGTGCTGAGTTCATCTCTCTCCACCAGCAGATCTGCTCTTCCCTCTGCTGGACAATTTTAGCGGATCTGGGAATGCAGTGATTCCGTCACACGCTTCTATTCATTTCATGGTGCGCCATTCACCTCAAACCGCCTTTTTAAGGATCTACACCACTCTCTTTCTTTTCTTGCCTGAGCTTCCATCTATTCTAGAGCCAAAATGCATCTGTTTTTTTTCATTTcggttcttcttcttcttctctggaAGGTCTGAGCTCAATGGCCTTTCTGGTTCGGCCCTTGGCACTCTTCATTGTTAGTTGGTTGAGCAGATTTCGGTATGAAGCAGAGCGGAGGAATCGTGGGTAGCAGTCTTTTTCCATGAGAATGTAGATGCGGTACTGGGCTGTGTCGAAACAGGATGCTGTCGGGCTTTGCAGGTTGGCTTGAGTAATATCTCGGGTCTCGTAGTCAATGTTAACCTGAAAGGGAACAAAGAAAAAACTTAGTTATTTGTGAGATTTACTAGCAATTTCTTAGTTAAAACTATTCTTGCACCATTTTTGTCCCATTAATGCAGGTTATGGTGGTTCATTTTGTGTATTCACCTCTCTAGGTGCTTCACTTCCGATAAACTCTTCGTAGATTCTCTTTGCTTTGGATGGCATCTTAGCTGGAGACTTTGTGTTTTTGTAGTCCTCGCAGGCCAAGTAGAAGGCGATGTTTTCTTCACTGAACTCAGACACTAGGAACGCTCTGAAAGCATACAGTCCATCTGATAGAGGGAGAAAAATGGGGTTATAGAGACAGGATTAGTTGTGTAACGTGTCTCATCAGATTAAAGCCCCCTCCACACAGACCAGACACATCTGTACACCGCAGTCCCATTTTTGTCAGCTATATTTAAACCATAGTCTCATGGAACATAATCTTTTTTTATGTTACCCTAAATCATCCTAGATAGGATTTTCAACAAAGAACAGATTACACATAAAGAAAAAAGACTAAAGTATAaagaatattttaatactttaaagaaGCACAtttccactgtaaaaaatggaACTAATGGttcatacattttgttttatatatagatGCTATAGATggaccagtttttgtttttttataaaacgGTCCTTTCTTTTTTCTTGGGATAAAGAACATTTTGTTCTGCTAAATGTTGCCAATATGTTGCCAAAATGCTGCCAGTAGAGCACTTAATgatcatttttttctttgttgcttAAAGAACCTTTAACAATCATGGAAACTTGCCATTACACACAATTTTTATTAAGATCACTGTTAGATCAAAGTTTTTTAcatcaatatttaaatagttcttttaaaaactgtttactgagaatttattataaatatttaaatatgttgttCTGTATCATCAGTGCAAAAACCCTCTTATTATAAAGagtaaataatagtttttagttacctaatttttttttcttagtataAAGAACATTTATATTATAAAAGAGGTTCTAATAAAAAGAGTGCTTTgagcaatgaaattttttttatttatttattttaaagaccgTATAATGTCACATGTCATTAATGaggctgagtttttttttttactagactGTATTCTTTTAACGTTACAGTTGTCATTTAATCATGCTAATTTGATTAATCTCAAAAACGTTTAATGGCAAAACAGTGCTATAGTTAAATATACACAATGTGAACTTACGTTTGCTCGACAGAAGCTTCTCGAGAGACACTTTCCACATCAGACATTCCTCCAAGGTCAACCTGTAAAGATGTCAGAACAGTATTCTCTGTTTATCATGCATAACcaaatgtgttatgaaataagCAAGAGCCAGTGCGTTACATATCCCTACTTACCTTGGTTTTCTATATTTACATAGGCTGCTTAAGTCCTGTCTCTGCAGAAATCCACCCACGCATGCTTTTAATCTTTTGGCCCTGATGttacaaaagcatttatttaatacatgatacatatacagttttattttgtaaaatatgaaaacatgattttaaaaagCTTGTACTTATATTATGTAAAAGAATAGAGGTTTAGGTTTAAGCATTTAAATGACTCAGCATGCATAAATGATTAGCATTtattaaaagcacattaaaatAGTCAAAAATATAAGCTTCATACCTTTCTAAGCAAGTGTTTGACAGCCCTGTTATTTCTCTGCACATTGTAAAGCCAGAAGGGAAATAAATATCCATTGCGCAGTGTGTTCTCTAAGAGAAATTTATCAGCAGTGTGTCTGCAGTGAGGGGACAGGGAGTTTATATAGAGCAGGAAGCAGAGCATCATCCCTTCTCTCGGCCAATCGGAATTCAGTTCTCTGGGTGCTAATGCACTGTgcattttttgtgtatgtgtgaagaCAGGAAAGTCCACAATGATGGTAATGTACACGAGTGAGGTTATTGTAAGTGGTCCAATCCAGGTCATGTTAGTGTCCTTTTGCACAGCTCACACACTGTTCCAGAAACATAATTTTttgaaaagcaaaaataaaaacaatctcgGAATCTGTGCAGTGAGTACAGTTCGTGACTATTCCTGTTTAAAACCTTGGTggtgtttaataatgtttatcaGGGACAGGAAGACATTGTATAGATGCATTTAAAAGTCACTCCTTTCTAAATATCTCATGACTATAAACTCAAAAAGATTACAAAacactttgtaatattttttattcttgattaaaacaacatcaaaaacaacaaaaaggtcAACAGGAAATGTTTTAAGGGACTAAATTGATTGTATAAAGATTAaactatttattgtt is drawn from Danio rerio strain Tuebingen ecotype United States chromosome 6, GRCz12tu, whole genome shotgun sequence and contains these coding sequences:
- the rgs16 gene encoding regulator of G-protein signaling 16 (The RefSeq protein has 1 non-frameshifting indel compared to this genomic sequence), which gives rise to MDIYFPSGFTMCREITGLSNTCLERAKRLKACVGGFLQRQDLSSLCKYRKPRLTLEECLMWKVSLEKLLSSKHGLYAFRAFLVSEFSEENIAFYLACEDYKNTKSPAKMPSKAKRIYEEFIGSEAPREVNIDYETRDITQANLQSPTASCFDTAQYRIYILMEKDCYPRFLRSASYRNLLNQLTMKSAKGRTRKAIELRPSREEEEPK